One Clarias gariepinus isolate MV-2021 ecotype Netherlands chromosome 18, CGAR_prim_01v2, whole genome shotgun sequence genomic window carries:
- the LOC128506980 gene encoding CMRF35-like molecule 7, whose product MEMVLIFTFCLILAGTDAVPTVTGYRGRSVQIKCPYTSGYEKKTKYLCRGRCSVVRIKDIPVDSKSPAKDSRFSLYDDTTAKVFTVTITDLRPEDENTYWCGIQGIVYDSYTEILLLVKTDDPFISTVSHTTHSTSTHSDTYTHTHTHTHTHTLLVITAVSVVLVLLLVALLFTTVLQRKKIKGSSPVQPAQRSSNRQVVPCPDYDEIKDNKSRSNIIYSTAPPPLNSSEIYSNTGLPTVPFDDPETVYTTVDHPSDPPDQDFYSTAQFPPVPSSVSAAPPSVVESGEHLTYAALDLDTSSGAAPTVIYKHENNSSEYATVT is encoded by the exons ATGGAGATGGTCCTCATCTTCACCTTCTGCCTGATTCTAG CTGGTACTGATGCTGTACCTACAGTAACTGGATACAGAGGACGATCAGTTCAGATTAAATGTCCCTACACATCTGgatatgaaaagaaaacaaagtatCTCTGCAGAGGACGATGTTCTGTTGTGCGCATAAAAGACATTCCTGTTGATTCTAAATCTCCTGCTAAAGACTCCAGATTCTCTCTGTATGACGACACAACAGCCAAAGTCTTCACCGTCACCATCACTGATCTGAGACCAGAGGATGAAAACACTTACTGGTGTGGGATACAGGGTATAGTGTATGATTCTTACACAGAGATTCTGCTTCTGGTTAAAACAG ATGATCCTTTCATCAgtactgtctcacacaccacacactccactTCAACACACTCA gacacatatacacacacacacacacacacacacacacacacactcct CGTCATCACGGCTGTGTCTGTGGTTCTAGTGCTGCTTCTCGTTGCTCTTTTATTCACCACTGTCCTACAGAGGAAAAAGATCAAAG GTTCATCTCCAGTCCAACCTGCACAAAGGTCCTCAAACCGCCAAGTG GTTCCATGCCCTGATTATGATGAGATTAAAGACAACAAAAGTCGTTCTAACATAATTTACTCCACTGCTCCACCTCCCTTAAACTCCTCTGAGATTTATTCCAACACTGGATTACCCACAGTTCCCTTTGATGATCCAGAAACTGTTTATACTACAGTAGATCACCCATCAGATCCTCCTGATCAGGACTTCTACTCCACAGCTCAGTTCCCCCCAGTTCCCTCATCAGTCAGTGCTGCTCCACCATCAGTTGTGGAATCTGGTGAACATCTAACGTACGCAGCACTGGATCTTGACACCAGCTCTGGTGCAGCTCCAACAGTGATCTACAAGCATGAAAACAACTCTAGTGAATATGCTACTGTTACCTAG
- the LOC128506799 gene encoding CMRF35-like molecule 5 produces MEMVLIFTFCLILAGTDAVTTVTGYRGRSVQIKCNYTSGYEEKTKYLCRGRCSVVAIKDIPVDSKSPAKDSRFSLYDDTTAKVFTVTITDLRPEDEGTYWCGIEKTWRDNYTKILLLVKTDDPSISTVSHTTHSTSTHSMSTSVHAERTHSLSGMNFFIFLFVITAVSVVLVLLLVALLFATVLQRKKIKGSSPVQPVESYSNFQVVPCPDYDYDEIKDNKSISNIIYSTAPPPLNPSEIYSNTGLPTVPFDDPETVYTTVDHPSDPPDQDFYSTAQFPPVPSSVSAASPSVVESGEHLTYAALDLDTSSGAAPTVIYKHENNSSEYATVT; encoded by the exons ATGGAGATGGTCCTCATCTTCACCTTCTGCCTGATTCTAG CTGGTACTGATGCTGTAACTACAGTAACTGGATACAGAGGACGATCAGTTCAGATTAAATGTAACTACACATCTGGGTATGAAGAGAAGACAAAGTATCTCTGCAGAGGACGATGTTCTGTTGTGGCCATAAAAGACATTCCTGTTGATTCTAAATCTCCTGCTAAAGACTCCAGATTCTCTCTGTATGACGACACAACAGCCAAAGTCTTCACCGTCACCATCACTGATCTGAGACCAGAGGATGAAGGAACTTACTGGTGTGGGATAGAGAAAACATGGCGTGATAACTACACAAAGATTCTGCTTCTGGTTAAAACAG ATGATCCTTCCATCAgtactgtctcacacaccacacactccactTCAACACACTCAATGAGCACATCAGTGCATGCTGAGAGAACACACTCATTATCAGGtatgaacttttttatttttctcttc GTCATCACGGCTGTGTCTGTGGTTCTAGTGCTGCTTCTCGTTGCCCTTTTATTCGCCACGGTCCTACAGAGGAAAAAGATCAAAG GTTCATCTCCAGTCCAACCTGTCGAGAGTTACTCAAATTTCCAAGTG GTTCCATGCcctgattatgattatgatgagATTAAAGACAACAAAAGTATTTCTAACATAATTTACTCCACTGCTCCACCTCCCTTAAACCCCTCTGAGATTTATTCCAACACTGGATTACCCACAGTTCCCTTTGATGATCCAGAAACTGTTTATACTACAGTAGATCACCCATCAGATCCTCCTGATCAGGACTTCTACTCCACAGCTCAGTTCCCCCCAGTTCCCTCATCAGTCAGTGCTGCTTCACCATCAGTTGTGGAATCTGGTGAACATCTAACGTACGCAGCACTGGATCTTGACACCAGCTCAGGTGCAGCTCCAACAGTGATCTACAAGCATGAAAACAACTCTAGTGAATATGCTACTGTTACCTAG
- the LOC128506979 gene encoding CMRF35-like molecule 1, which produces MEMVLIFTFCLILAGTDAVTTVTGYRGRSVQIKCFYTSGHEKSTKYLCRGRCSVVRIKDIPVDSKSPAKDSRFSLYDDTTAKVFTVTITDLRPEDEGTYWCAIEKTWHDIYTEILLLVKTDDPSISTVSHTTHSTSTHSMSTSVHAEETHSSSGPSGNGQWPELSGGRLVGVLGPGAHRARLNELFNVPPHGGSPKRQFYKL; this is translated from the exons ATGGAGATGGTCCTCATCTTCACCTTCTGCCTGATTCTAG CTGGTACTGATGCTGTAACTACAGTAACTGGATACAGAGGACGATCAGTTCAGATTAAATGCTTTTACACATCTGGACATGAAAAGAGCACAAAGTATCTCTGCAGAGGACGATGTTCTGTTGTGCGCATAAAAGACATTCCTGTTGATTCTAAATCTCCTGCTAAAGACTCCAGATTCTCTCTGTATGACGACACAACAGCCAAAGTCTTCACCGTCACCATCACTGATCTGAGACCAGAGGATGAAGGAACTTACTGGTGTGCGATAGAGAAGACATGGCATGATATTTACACAGAGATTCTGCTTCTGGTTAAAACAG ATGATCCTTCCATCAgtactgtctcacacaccacacactccactTCAACACACTCAATGAGCACATCAGTGCATGCTGAGGAAACACACTCATCATCAG GGCCGTCGGGGAATGGGCAGTGGCCGGAGCTTTCCGGAGGTAGGCTGGTGggagtccttggccctggcgcacaccgggcacgcctgaatgAACTCTTCAACGTCCCTCCTCATGGTGGGTCACCAAAACGCCAGTTTTACAAACTGTAG